Part of the Emys orbicularis isolate rEmyOrb1 chromosome 10, rEmyOrb1.hap1, whole genome shotgun sequence genome is shown below.
AGGCACTACGGTAATAAAACTAATAATCTCTTagccagtttttcacacttgaaACATCTGCAATTCAACCATAAAAGGCTTTTTACAAATACTAATTTGCACTTAAATCAGAGAGACCTTTTTTCCTTTGCAACACACCTGAAGGAAACattccacttaaaaaaaaccccatcttTGCATTTGAAAGAACTACTGTTCCAAGATTGccagaactgaaaaaaaatggggAAGGAATAAATTCTCATTTTTTCTAGTTTGGTTTACTTGGTGATTTTGAAAACATGTTAGGACTGGTTTTTCAGGGCTACTGAATACCACTAGCTCCCACTGATCTCAGTCGCTCAGATCCTCTGAAAAATTAGGCCTTTTGTATTTAgccagtctccttgtttcactAGTCAGTTTTCCCTGTTATTTCCCTTGCCCCCTACCCCAGCAATAGGGgccagaaatatatttttaatttaaagataAGGAAAATGTGCTTATGAAACCATAAAAATAGGCAGGGAGACTGATGTAGCACCTGAAACAGCtttcaatacaaaaaaaaaaaaaaaaaaaaaaaagtgactggaTTTTAAATTGAAGGGGTCACTTTCACCTGCAACTCCACATTTCTCTGGACTTGTACTTGATTCTTCCATCTCTTCAGTATGTGCACAGTTCACTGGAATGTATATTGAAAATGAAATGGATTATTTCACCATCTGAAATAGATGCCAAATTTACTGATCTTAGAGAATGGCTGGCAGAAATGCACTGCCTGTGTTCATCTTCTATTGCGTATTTTTGAGTTCTGTTTCACTGAAACAAGGAAGGTTTATCCCAGGCCACATTTGCATCTTCCCAAGAAATGAGTTTAGCACTATTTTAAATGAGGTGCAGAGTGGCATATAATAAGCAAGCTGCTAGTAATTTGGACTATCCCAGCATGGTGTCCCTGACCTTACCAGAAACACTTTCGTTCTGGCTGGCAAAGGGAAAGCAATTTCAAAACAGATCTCGTTGTTGCTCTTTATAGGAATGAGCTTTATCTCCCTTCTGGGGACTCTACCGGCTTCTCTGTGTCCTTGTGTTATATGCAAATAACCTGCATTCTAGTGACTGGCACAGTATTTCATCATAATTTATAAGAGCACTTCACAAGGCTGGGACCCAGCCAACCCTGGGCACACATGCTTGAAACTGTACACATAATACTTTTATTAGCCAGTGAGATACAGTGCTACTTACCGAGATCTCCTATGATAACCGTGTTTACCTCCATTTCCCATGgaaggggcaggcaggcagcaggaaaTTCCGAGCTAGAACTCAGCAAACTGCCCCTTGCTCTATTTGAACATGATCCAATGTTCAGCCATTTTCATGAGTTGTAACTGGAGGTGCCCTCAGTTACTTCCATGGAAACCCACTGGGACGGATTCTCATCTCCAGGTCCAGTGCACTGAAGCCAATGTgtttacatcagggatgaatcaGACCCATCCAACTCTATTTTAAGTGGGTACAACTAAGGTGCAGAACGGGCTCGCGCCACCTCGCTACATTGATGGACCAGCCCATGGCCCAATCCACCACCGCCCATATCCCCAATCTTGCTGCACTCTTCCCCGTCAAGTCTACTTCTCCTCCTGCCTCTAGTTTATACAGTTGAAATATTGGGGGGTGAATTTACTTCTTGTGAAAGCGAAGGCAACGCAGGCCTGGCTAGCACTACTGCTAGTATCGGCAGGCATTAGACAAACTTCCCCCTGCCTGGCCAATACATCTCAGTCCTGGTCAAGTCCCAGGCATCCCTTGAGCAGAGACCAGCTGTTATGCTGTAGTGTGTGGTGGCCGCAGTGTCCATGGGGTGAAGGAGGTGAACCCACAACTGTTTTTATACTGGTGACCaaggcctggatcctgcaaaccTCACTCCCGTGGCAGGGTGGTGCTCTTAAACCTGAGTTGCACCCAGGTCTGAAGAAATGAAAGGTTAGAGGCCTTAATCCAGAGTCACCAGCCTATCTATGGGCTACATTCTTCCCTGGTGCAGCTCCACTCACTTGAATGGCCCAGTTGCTGCTAGTTGGCTATGGGGCCAATCTCCTTTCCCATCTCCATGGGGCTGTTTACTAGATACTTGCCTGGGTCCTTCACTGGATCTGCACAAAGCACTTCATCTCCATCCACAGCTGAGGGGGGGTTAACATAGTAGTGGACAAGTGTCCCAAACGCAGGAAGAGGCCCATGTAGGCAGGCAGTGGATTCTGCCCTTGATTAAAGTACTCTGGGGCATGCAGCTGGCCTCCGAGAGATTCTGCTCTCGGCCCCGCTGGCGGAAAGTGAAATAACCACTACAGTCAACAGGGTTAGGCAGACTGACCCCAGGGCAACCAGGAGTGACACTGCCTATGTGAGTTGGGAATCGAGGTACCTAAATCCCTGTGACATTCACTCAGAGCTGAGCACTGACCACTCCTTTTAAAATTCCCAGCCTAACTCTACTAGGCTATTTGGCCCCAGCCTTGCTTTTAGAAAAGCAATGGAAGGATAAAGCACCCAGGCCAGCTCCGCGGTCTCCCGTGCTTTCAGAATATCCCTGTGCCGTCCTCGCAGGCTCAGTACAGACGCAAGTGCCACTCAGGGTTTTCAAATCTTTACTCGGATCATCTCAGGTACAAACATCACttatgcaaaaaaaataaaagtgataaATACAAAAGCAGTTGTAACCAATCCTGTCTCTCCAGACAACCGACGCAGGGGGAACCGCATCCGCTGCCTCCTGGGAGCAGGACAGGGAGCTTCAGTCTGCTCCTTTCAGTCCCCCCACCACTTTGCCCGGTGCCAATTTCCACAAAAGGGAAGAAAATGCCCCCTCTTTCTGGCTGCAGGCAGTAATGTCACCACCAGATCATTTACTCCTCATAGCGAGGGGGAAGCGTAATCCTTCCTGCGcgcttgcattaaaaaaaaaaaaaaaaaaaaaagacgcacTCCAGAACAGAGATATATATAAATACACGCAGTCccccagcagatcaaagcaaacgTACCGCTGCAATCATCATACGTCAGGTACACAATGTTCTCCCGGGTTAATGTCACATGGCTGTGATCCACACAGCAGCAACCTTGTAGGAAGAAGACAGAAAAGAAGGGGAGGAGACGTCTTGCTTTCCCCTGGGGTCTCAGTTCCATACAACAGAGTCCCGTCCCGTCTGGTCCCGTCccgtcccttcccttccctcctacTCCTTGGGGATTTCAAACATGCAAAGGCTCTTGTATTTCTGCAGCAGTTCGTTCTTGGTCCTGACTTGCTCCCTCAGGCCAcgcagctgctgttgctgctgctcggGGCTCACGCCGATGCCGGGCATGGCGCTGATCATCTTTCTCATCTCCTGGAATTTGGTCTTGAGTTCGTTCAGCACCTGGTGGACATCCTGGCTGTCCTTGTccatgctgcagggaggcagagagCAGATACGACAGTTCACACCTTGCATCAGACGGACTCACGGGGCTACATCCATCCCTACACAGACTCCTCTGCAGCCACCCACCCGAAGCCGTCAGGGATGAGTTCGCCCTACAGCGCCCGCCCACGTCCATACATCCACCCCGAGAAGAGGGGCGCAGCCACGGGCGGTTAGCTACATATGCCCAACTCTGACACGACTGCCGATATTCTGGGCAGCCCCTGTTCAGTGACGTTAGCCCTACAGCCACATGACGGCTCTGGCTCACGGTGTCTTGTTGAACGCACACACCCACGGGATAGTCACACGGGTCAGGGGCAGACGGCTTGAGGCTCTAACGTTTACCACAAATCAGGCCAACTTTCCCCCCTGTTAagcccccatccctctccctTTAAAGAAGTCCCATATCACCATCACGTTCCTCTGGCTAGAAAGGCTGCATGGGATCCCTTCTGGAACCTCTCAATGACATTCGTTGACCAGCCAGGGTGTGTCACCATAATATGATGCACACTGTCCTCTGGCCATACCCACCCTCGCCCCCGAGCTTTTCTCTCTGCCTAGCCCAGAGGGTGAGACAGAACCAGCGCCCCCAGCTGTCCTGGCAGCCGAGCAGCGATGCTGAAGGGCTCCAGGCCTAGATGGTCTCCCCCAGCTTctgtgactcaggctcacaggtgTTGCCTCCTGTTGCACTTTCCAGACGTGATAAAATGGTTTAGACTTTAATgagcaggagaggggctggggggaggaggagggaccgAGAGCCGACAGGAGCCAGAGGGAAGCTGCGGGTGCACGTCCCCCAACGCAGCTCTGctaatgcccctcactcccgacccgcagccccaacaCGCCTCCACCTCAACCTGCAACCCGGCTCCATGGCTCCCTATGTccagctctgcctccagcatCCTGTTATTCCAGCCCTGCGTAGCATAGGATCAGATCTGTTTTGAGGCAGCACTGTCCAGCGGATAAGGACTCAGGAAacttgggctctattcccagctccggCACTAACCTGctaggggaccttgggcaagtcaccccctactatacctcagtttcccctccctcaTTTTGCCTGTCTCCTCTACTTAGACTGTgcactcttcagggcagggagtggctcTTACTACATgtacgtacagcgcctagcacagtggggatcCGATTTTGGTTTGGGGCCTGTAATACAAATCATTAATAAACAACAGCCTCACTGGTAGCTGACAGGAATCAGATGCATTCTGCCATTCAAGCTACAAACAAGTTCCTTGAACTCAAAAATAAGGAACGCCAGAGAAAACCATGCTCCACAGACTCAAACGGACTCTCTCTCTCGCTGAGGGGACAGTACCCAGAGCACCCAGAAAGGAGAGACGGTGCCCTATTTTAAACACAGCTGCTTCCTCAGCatgctccatttttaaaaatagctgcttCACTTCACACCAGGGCAGCTCATTAGTATCTGCGATGCCATTGTTAACACTTAGCAAAGTCTCACCTGGCTCAGAGGAACAGGCAAGAAGTTGCTTCCCTGCTTTGGAAAACACTTGCTAATGGGTAGAGTGGGGTTGTAAAGGCCTTTGAAAACCAGAAGCCTGCTCAATAGCTCTAAAAATAAAACCAGGTGGGCAGGTGGGCattgcaggggcagagggggactCAGTCATTTGGGGAATAATGACACAGCCCAAAGGGAAATGTTTAAGCAGATGCTGCCCATTGGTTCGAATATGAATTCTTTCCAAGCTTACTCAGGTAGGACATTTTACCAGCAAAATATTCATCACGCTCTTTGTACGTAAAACTGCAGCTGGATGCTGTGAATGAGCTGTCAGTGAGCGGGCATCTAAATCACGATCAGTCACGAACACCCAGGTAGAACTGAATGACGGCGGGTAGGCCCTTTCGGGGAGAATCAAGTTCATCTAATCATCGACTGGCCTCCTCGCTCTCCCGCTGGTGTAACTCGAACTTCAGCGGGATCCCTCCTGATTCACACCACTACGAGAGTTTAGAAATAAGGCCCTACGCGTCTGCGAGGGCCTGCTCCACAGtctgtggaaagactcccactaacTCAATGACATTTGGATCAAGCCCCGAGAGCGGTGGAGCTTTTTAGACGGAGGGCAAAGAGCTGGCAGAAATTCCAGGGACTGAAACAATAGGCAAGGGTGTGTGTCCTTGAATGTCTGTTAGACAACACGCATCCCCAATGACACTGGAGAGCCGAGACACGCTACCTTATGTTCAAGCCCCGACTTCGTGCTAAGCGATCGTTTGACAGGATGAGACATTTGCCACCTGCCATATGAACGAATACTCCCTAGCCCAGGAAAGCTCAGCTCCACAGCTGCCTGTTGGATGATGCATCACTCTAATGCTAGCAGTTAGAGAGAGGCTGGCTGCTAAAATCATGCTGGGATTGACATAGGGACTGGAGAGTGGATAGCCCAGGGATGGGCAATGGGATACGTGGCACCTTTCATCTCTTGGTCACAAGGTCATTGGCTGATGGCTGTTCggtgacctatgtgaaatgagttgggtgAGTCTCAGCCCAGTTTCCAGCAGACAAACCTTCTCATTGAAGACATGCATAGCCTATGGCCACCATCGAGATCCTTCCTGAAACTCCCCCCCTCCCACGACACCCACCAGCCTGTGAGTTCAAAATGATCACTTCAGTTATTCCCCTTCCTGTGTTCATTCCCCAGTGTGTCCTGCTTTCCCTGGGCCTGCCTGTCAGGCTGCAAAGTCTCCGGGcatctctacactgcaattagatacccacggctggcccatgccggctgactcgggctcgggctaaggggctgtttaactgcaatgtagatgttcgTGCTGAGGCCCGCGCTTTGGGACTCTCCCCCCTTTACCTCCAAGTGCCCCCTGCAGAACAGGGTTAAGGCACCAGGGTTGGGGCAGCGTGGCAGGAGTTGGCACCGCCACCCTCTGTGCTGACCCTGTTTTGTGCGTACATGGCAATCTTCAGTGCCCAGGGCGGTTACGCCAACCCTGACTTCACACAAACAAAACATCAGGGCTAGAACTCCTCAGGTGGCCCCAGATCTTCTCAGGACCAATATACTTGTCCAGACACTGATCCAGAATCAGAAAGACAAAATTCCGATCGCTACCATGAGATGATCCACCACCCTCTTTTTAAGGAGCTAGAGCAGGAAAACGTTCCTGAACTGGCCTGCGCTGACCAGGCTTTTGCTGTGTTGTTTGTCTAGCACAGTTAGACACAACTCAAATCCAAAACGGACACTGATTTTTAGATACCAGGTTTACACTGCAGGCACGGTTCAGCTGCTGAATCCGACTGACCTATGCTCATGAGAGAAACAACGCCTGATTTAAAAACGCATTTCTTGAACGCCGGGGATCAGCCAACTTGAGAcgggtttcagaggggtagccgtgttcgtctgtatcagcaaaaacaacgaggagtccttgtggcactttagagactaacaaatttatttgggcctaagctttcgaGGGCTAGAACTTTCTCAGAAACTCTGAGCCAGATCGTCAGCAGGTGTAAACTCCACGCAACCTGCCCTGATTTACCCCAGCCGAGGCTCTGGCCCACAGTGTCAGTGCCGGAAAGGTACAACTAGATCAAGATGCATCAAAAGGTAACGAAAATAACTTAAAACTAACCAAGCCTGGAGTTAAACGGCCTCATGAAATCAAAGCAGCAGGTAGAACAGAAGGTGTTGCAGACGGAATTCCATCACCCTCAATGCAGGACCCTTCCTTACATTTTACCACCCATGCGAGGGGACTCCCATCCCCTTCCTCGATCCAAGTGACTTATGGTACCCACCCGTGATGCCTGGACCCAGAATGTCATGCTGCTAGGCTCCAGATAGCAGGTGGCATGCTAGGAACACTCATCTCTGCCCAGGACGCCCTCCCTGCTGAAGAGGAGGACAGTCTAAGCCTTCGCCCCGAATGGCTCCACAAGCAGAGCTTTGGCCATCCTCTGTAGTGCGGCCGGTGGTCTGGGGCGAGCAGGGGACCCAGGATGGAGGGGATCCCTGGAACCCAAGTGATCTTGGCCCTCTGGAAAGCAAAGTGGATCATGCCCTAATTCTCTGCTTGTGAGACGGGGGGATACGGAGAACTACCCCACAATCTCtgggagcgcgggggggggggggggaatccctaaTGATCTCTCTGCTCCTGGGAGGGTGAAAAGATTCCCAGATCTCTAAAGGACAAGGGGAACCCCAGCGAGATCCCTGGAGCAGTCCCAGGGGATATCCCCAGTGATCTCTCTGCAGAACGGGGCGCTGGAGGGACCCCCGGGATCTCTCcccggagcggggcgctgggggggggcgaggggggagcaCAGGCACGTTACCATTTGATGATATCATGGACCAGGGGCAGGAAGGAGAAATcctcctggccctgctgctgggacGGCGGCTGCTGGGGCggcggctggagctggggcttctGCTCTCCGTGCTGCTCCGGGAGCTGCGGGGCTTGGAGCGGGGgcggttgctgctgctgctcctccaccGGCCGCACCCCCACACCGGCCCCGCCAGTCGCCatggtccccctgcccccctccggcTGCAGCCCGTCGCGGCTAATGCGCGTCCCCCAGGCCCGGCCCCTTGCAACCAGACATAGGCCGATTGCAGCCGCGGCTCCTCTCTAACACGTCAGACGCGCTGGGGGTGTGCACGGGGCTGGCTCGCCCGGCCTGCTGCGATGGGGCTCcgtgctgcctgcctgctgccatGCCCGCGGCTGGGGCTCTCTGCTGCAAGGGGCAGCGCCccgggggctgggctgcagccatGCACCGGGCGGCTCCAGCccgggggtgcaggagcgggtttGCTGTGGGTGGCCCTGCTGCAGGCATGCATGAGACAAGCGGCGAGGCCCAGGGACTTGGGGGCGGCTGGGGTATGGAGCAATGGCCCGGCCCTTTAGCAGAGCTCTCTGCCCGAAATGTTGGCCCCTTACCAAGGAGCTCTGCACAGCCGcctggagaaagggggggggggcatgtgtaGGTCTCTAGTTCACTGGTTCTCCAATtctgtcctggtgacccctttcccatagcaagcctcCGAGGGctaccccccttatacattaaaaacactttttaatatagttaacaccattataaatgcagggtttggggtggaggctgaccgctgCCGACCCcgcatgtaataacctcgcgacccccagtttgagaacccctgctctaggtgcttGCGTGCAGACATCCTCTAACGCGTGTGGGGTTAATTTTAAGTCTTTTAAAAGGCCTTCCCTTGAGGGAGGATTTTTGGCCCTGCACAGGGATCAGTTTTTAGGATCACTCATTTGCGGCCCTATTTTTGTGGCTCCCACAAAAATTAAAGGGAGCTTGATCTGCAGCAGCATTAACCAGCCCCTCTAGCTGGGGTAGTATCAACCTTGGGGTCTAGTGTGTAGTCCCTGATTTGTGTGTTAGTGGGTTGTGTTCAACGCTACAGAAGACTGATGTGTGTGTgcgtcctagggtgaccagatgtcccggttttatagggacagtcctgattttggggtctttttcttatataggctcctattgccccacccccacccccgtcccggtttttcacacttgctgtctggtcaccctagtgtgtcCGCACATCACACACACAGTGAACAGAGAGCTGTTAATAAACAGTTCAGTTAGGaacccacaaggaaaaattaaatgcactgatacaaaatggggaatagcaGGGGAggctctggcctggtctacactacccgcctgaatcggcaggtagaaatcgacctctcggggatcgatttatcgcgtcccgtcaggacgcgacaatcgatccccgaatcgacgctcttactccaccagcgaaggtgggagtaagagccgtcgacgggaagccgcggaggtcgattttgccgccgtcctcacagcggggtaagtcggctgcgatacgtcgaattcagctacgctattcgcgtagctgaatttgcgtatcttaaatcgacccccccctgtagtgtagatgtagcctcaggtATTGCAgaagaggatctgggggttatagtggattatataatgaatatgagtcaacaacatgatggtgttgtgaaaaaggcaaatatcatgcgggggtgtattaacaggagtgttgtgtgtaagacatgggaggttaTTATTCTGCTCTGCTTGgcacagctggagtattgtgtccagtgttGGGTGCCACAtaaggaaagttgtggacaaattggagagagtccagaggcgagcagcagaaatgataaaaggtttagaaaatgtgaTTGATGACAAaaggggtggttgttttttttagaaaaggGCCTGTTTAGTCTAGAGAACAGAATGCTGAGGGGGAACCTGGTAACAGGTTCTCATATgttcagggctgttataaaagAGGTTGATGattgattgttctccatgtccagtgaaggtgggacaagaaataatcagtttaatctgcctcaagggagatttagtttagttattaggaaaaacttcctgactacAAAggaggttaagcactggaacaggttacctacgGAAGGGGAATCCTGGAAGTTAGACGAACGGGGAAATACAACctggatggagctactataaggtgggtgcataactggttggaaaaccgttcccagagagtagttatcagtggttcacagtcaagctggaagggcataacgagtggggtcccgcagggatcggttctgggtccagttttgttcaatatcttcatcagtgatttagataatggcatagagagtacacttataaagtttgcggatgataccaagctgggaggggttgcaagtgctttggaggataggattaaaatttaaaatgatctggacaaactggagaaatggtctgaagtaaataggatgaaattcaataaggacaaatgcaaagtactccacttaggaaggaacagtcagttgcacgcatacaaaatgggaaatgactgcctaggaaggagtactgcagaaagggatctgggggtcatagagaatcacaagctaaatatgagtcaacaatgtaacactgttacaaaaaaaagcaaacatcattctgggatgtattagcaggagtgttgtaagcaagacacgagaagtaattcttccgctctactccgcgctgattaggcctcagctggagtattgtgtccagttctgggcgccacatttcagaaaagaggtggacaaattggagaaagtccagagaagagcagcaaaaatgattaaaggtctagaaaacatgacctgtgagggaagattgaaaaaattgggtttgtttagtctggagaagagaagactgagaggggacatgataatag
Proteins encoded:
- the MED9 gene encoding mediator of RNA polymerase II transcription subunit 9, translating into MATGGAGVGVRPVEEQQQQPPPLQAPQLPEQHGEQKPQLQPPPQQPPSQQQGQEDFSFLPLVHDIIKCMDKDSQDVHQVLNELKTKFQEMRKMISAMPGIGVSPEQQQQQLRGLREQVRTKNELLQKYKSLCMFEIPKE